CGCCCCGACGATCCGCTTCGCGCTGCGCGAGCAGGCGTCGCACGACATCGTGCAGGACCTCTCCGCTGGGGAGTCGGAGTTGGCGATCACCGGCCCTCGACCGGATCCCGCTGTGTTCGGCTGGCACCTGCTGCAGCGTCAGCGGCTGTGCCTCTATGTTCCGCCGGGGCACGCGCTGGCCGGGCGGCAGCGGATCAACCTGGCCGAGGCGGCCGCTGAGCCGTTCATCGGGCTGCGCCCGGACTTCGGCTTCCGGCGGCTCACCGACGAGCTGTGCCAGGCGGCCGGGTTCACGCCGTCGGTGGCGTTCGAGTCGACCGACCTGACGACGATCGACCGGCTGGTCGGCGCGGGGCTGGGCGTCGCCGTACTGCCTGGTGGAGCGGTTCGGGGGACGGAGAGCGGAGCGACGCCGGTGCCGCTGGCCGGCGTACGGGCTCGTCGGGACATCGGCCTCAGCTGGCGCCTGCGCGGGACGCTGTCACCAGCTGCTGAGCGGTTCCGGGCGTTCGTCGAGGCTCAGCCAGCTCACCCGGGTGAGTGACGCACCGGGGCAGCTCTCCTGCCCCGGTGCGTACCGGTCCGCTAGAACCCGGCGGTGATCCGGGTGAACTCCCAGTCCGGCTGGGCGATGCCGCTGCAGTGCGCGACCACACCGCCACCGGCGCAACCGCGGTCCCGGTTGACCGACCAGAACGCGAGCCGGCCGAGGCCGTTGCTCTTGGACCAGTTGGTGAGGTTCTGCCAGGTCTGCGTGGTGGTCATCTCCTGCTGGTCGGACAGGCCATTCATGCCGGAGATGCCCTGGTGGGCGTAGGCCTGCGCGGTGGTCCAGCCGAAGACGGCCTTCAGCTTGTTGTTCAGGCCCTGCGACGCGGCCACCGTGTCGTTGTAGATGTTGGAGCTGCCGAAGTCGAACGGCATCAGCGTGAAGATGTCGATGTTCGCGCCGAGCGCCTGCGACCGCTCGATCAGCCGGTTGCCGTAGTAGTTCGGGCCGGTGGTCGAGGTGCCGAAGGTCAGGATCGTCTGGATCCCGGGGTTGTTCTGCTTGACGATCTTCAGCGCGTTCAGGATCCGGTCCTGGACGACCTCGTTCTCGAACTCGTCGCTGTTCTCGATGTCGACGTCGATCGCCTTCAGGTTGTAGGCGTTGATCACCTGCTGGTAGGCGCCGGCCAGCGCTTCCGGCGTACTGCAGTTCGGGCCGAGCTTGTTGCCGCTCCAGCCGCCGATCGACGGGACGATGTCGCCGCCGGCCGCACGGATCTGCGCGATCGCCGTGGCATCGGCACTGCCCTGCAGCGGACGGGCGCCGTCCCAGGCCGGGTTGCAGCCACCGGACGACAGGATGAAGGCCATCGTGAACCACTTGATGCCGGTGGCGTTGATGACCGTCGCCGGGCTCGGCGGGTTGCCCCAGCCCATGTAGAGGTACGGCGCCGCCCGGCGAGCCGGGTTCTCGGTGCCGCCGCCCGTGGTGGTCTTGACGGAGATCGCACCGCTCTTGGCGCCTTCACCGACGCTGTTGGAGGCGCTGACCTGGTAGCTGTACGTCGTGTTCGCCGTCAGACCGGAGTCCGTGTACGACGTACCGCTGGGGCTGCCGACCTTGGTGCCGTTGCGGTAGACGTTGTAGCTCGTCGCGTCACCCGCTGCGGACCAGGAGAGGCTGATCGAGGTTGCAGACGGCGTACCGGTGAGTCCTGAGGGTGCACCGGGCACCGTACCGCCGCCACCGCCGCTGCACGAGCCGCCGTTGAGCCGGCACGCTGCCAGGCCCGGGAAGTTGCCGGGACTGCCGTTGAAGCCGAAGGTGACGCTGGCACCAGGTGCGAGCGGCCCCGCCCAGGTGGGCGGAGTGAACGTGTGGGTCTGGCCGCTGCTGGACCGCACTGCGTCCCAGGAACTGCTGACCGAGTAGCCGGACGGGAAGTCGAGTGCGATCGACCAGGTGCTGAGCGGGCTGCCGGTGCCGTTGGTGACGGTCACCTTGCCCTCGAAGCCACTGCCCCAGTCGGACACCTTGGTGAACGCCGCGGTGACCGGTGCGGCTTGGGCCGCCGGGGCGACCAGGAAGGACACGACTACTGCTGCGACTGCCGCCAGGGCGACTGTCAGACGCTTGGGTTTCATGGTGATCCTCCTCAGACCTGTCCCCAGAGAGCGGGCACGTTCGGGGGCTCCCAGCCGGCCAGCGCCGTGTGGCCCTGGATGCAGCGGTAGGTGACGCCGTTGTACGAGACCAGCGCGCCCGTCGCGTACGCCGTACCGGGAGCCCACGGGGTCGCCGTCGGAGGCGTCGGGGTCGGGGTCGGCGTGGGAGTCGGCGTCGGGGTGGGAGTGGGCGTGGGGGTCGGGGTGGGCGTCGGGGTCGGCGTGGGCGTCGGGCTCGGGCCGCTGCAGCCGGGGGTGGACGCGTTGATGGCGTCGACGACGGCGTTGAAGAGCGTGACCTGTGGGTCGAGCGCCTCCATCGAGTACATCATCGCCCCGGCCAGCCCGTTGCAGTGCTGGTAGTCGGCCTTCGCCTTGATCGACTGGGCGTTGTCACCGGTCCAGAAGGTGCCGTTGCGGTAGAACCAGGACGCCTTCGTGGTGTCGTCGAAGAAGCTGTACGCCGGGTTGTCGACGAACCCGACGAGTTCCTTGTAGAAGGAGACGCCGGGCACGTTGCCGCTCGCCGCGCCGCCGTCGGCCGGGCCGGTCGCGGGCTGGTACTTGCCGTTCGCGGTGGCCGGCACACCCTTCCATCCCCTGTAGTAGAAGGGATATCCGATCGTCAGCTTGTTCGCCGGGAACCCGCCCGGAATGCCGTACGCCGGGTCGCCGGTGGTCCACGCCTTCACCGCGCCGTCGACCGAGTACTTGGCCGTGCCCGGCGGGATCGGCGTACTGGGGTCGTTCGGCGCCTGGTAGAGCGGGTCCTGGAAGTTGGTCGGCCCGGTGGCGTCCCAGCCGCCGTGCATGTCGTACGTCATCACGTTGTTGTAGTCGAGGTACTGGCCGATCTTGTTCGTCTCGATGGTGGCGATCTTGTCCTGGCCGGCCGGGGTGGCCGCGGTCAGCCACAGCTTCTTCCCGATGCTGTTGCCGTAGGCATCGATCTGGCTGCGCAGCTCGGCCAGCAGCAGGGTGAAGTTCTGCTTGTCGGCCGGGCTGTAGTGGTTGCCGACGTGACCGTTGGGCGAACCGGGGTACTCCCAGTCGATGTCGATGCCGTCGAAGATCCCGGCCGCGCTGCCCGGGCCGCCGAAGCCGTCGACCACCGGCAGGTTGCCCTTCAGGAACATGTCCACGCAGGAGCTGACGAAGGCCTTGCGCTTGGCGTCGGTCGAGGCGGCGTCGGAGAAGTACTTCGAGTAGGTCCAGCCGCCGATCGAGATCAGGATCTTCAGGTTCGGGTGCTTGGCCTTCAGCTTCTTCAGCTGGTTGAAGTTGCCCTGGATCGGCTGGTTCCAGACGTCGCCGACCCCGTCGACGCTGATGTCGGCGCCGTAGGACTTGCCGTAGTCGGCGAACGCGTCACCGGCGCCGTCACCGGCGTTCGGGTTGTTCTCGTCCTGCGAGGCGGCCTTGTTCGCCATGAAGCAGGTGTGGCTGGTCGGGTGGACGTTCGCGAACGCGTAGTTGACGAAGTCCAGCTTCGCGGCCGCGCCGGTGGTGGACAGGGTCTTGGGGTAGAAGGCGTTCGCGTAGATGCCCCACTGGGCGAAGTACGCGGTCTTCACGCCACCCGAGGTGGCCTGGGGCGCGGCTTGTGGGGCGGTCGAGCCGGCGGGTGGGCCGGCAGTGGCCACCGAGATCCCGGCGGCGGCGATCAGGGCGGTGGCAGCGACTGTCGCCGTGCTGGCGAGTAGAGGCAGTCGAGGCATGGGCGGTCCTCCGGAGCTGAAGCAGTGCACGGTTGTCCAGCGGGAAGCATTTAGTTAAAGACGCTTCGAAAGGAACGGTAACTCCTGCCGGCCCGGCGGTCTCCGGCTCACGCTGGCGGATTGCCGCTGCTGACGGAAACCCGCCAAACCCCCTTTGTCCACAGGGAATCCGGTACGCCGTGAGCGGCAGGCCCTTTCACGGCACCTTGTAGGCATGGAGACCACACCGCCGCCACAACCAGTCCTGCTGGCCACCGCCGACGAGCTGCTGCTGGACGACTTGCTCCGCCTGTCGGCCGCCGCGGAAGTCACCCCGCACGTCGAGAAAGACCTCCTCGGCCTACGCCGCCACTGGCAGTCCGCAGCCCTGGTTGTCGTCGGCCACGACCTCGTAGACCCCTTCGCCCGCACCCAACCACCCCGCCGCCCCGGCGTCCTCGTCGCAACTCACCATCAATCCTCGGCAGCCGACGACGGCACCATCTTCCGTCGCGCTCTCTCGATCGGTGCCGAGAGCGTCTATGTCCTGCCCTCCGAGGAATCGGCCCTCGGTGACCGCCTGGCCGACACCCTCGACGGGGGAGTGCGTGCGGCCACCACCTTCGCCTTCGTCGGTGGATGCGGTGGCGCCGGCGCAACCACCCTGGCAGCCGCCGTTGCAGTCACCGCCAGCCGCCGCGGCGTCCGCACCATGCTCATCGACGGCGACCCGCTGGGCGGCGGCATCGACCTCGCGCTGGGCAGCGAAACAGGCAACGGCGCCCGCTGGCCAGATCTCCTCAACGCCTCAGGCCGAGTCAGCGCCGCCGCCCTCCGCGCAGCCCTGCCCATCGTGGACGACCTCGCCGTCCTCTCCTGGGACCGCTCCGACGTCACCGCCCTCCCACCCGAAGCGATGCGTTCGGTCCTCGGCGCAGCCCAACGCAGCAGCGACCTGGTCGTCGTCGACCTCCCCCGCCGTGCCGACCCCGCCGCCGAAGAAGCCTTCGTCCGCTCAACAGCAACGTTCCTCGTCGTCCCCCGAGACGTCCGCTCCTGCGCGGCCGCCGCCCGTCTCGTCAAGCCTCTACGCGAGGTCGCCACCGATCTCCGAGTAGTAGCCCGCGAGCCAGGCCTCGGAGGACTCTCTGCAGTCGACGTGGCCAAACACCTGTCGTTGCCTCTAGCAGCCAAGCTCCGCTTCGACCGTGACCTCCCTGCCCTGATGGACAAAGGCCGCTTCGATCCACGCCCCCGCGGCGCCCTCGGCCGCACAGCCGGCGAACTCCTGGACCTCTTCGGCCTCCACGGACTGCTCGCCGCATGACCGTCTCCGTCGAACTCCTCGACCGCGTCCGAGGCAAACTCGCCTCCCAAGGCGCCGACCCAACGCCCGCTCGTGTCGCCGCAGCCCTCCGCGCCGACGGCACCGTCTTCGGCGACTCGACAGTCCTGGAGGTCGTAGAAGCCCTCCGCCGAGAAGCCACCGGCGCCGGCCCGCTGGACCGGCTCCTCACCGAACCAGGCATCACCGACGTCCTCGTCAACGGTCCCAACGAGGTCTACGTCGACCGCGGCTCCGGCCTCGAACGGATCCCTCTCCGCACCGGCGACGAGCCTTCCGTACGCCGTCTCGCCACCCGACTCGCCGCCGCGGCCGGGCGTCGCCTCGACGACTCCAGCCCGTACGTCGACGTCCGCCTCCCCGACGGCACCCGCTTCCACGCAGTCCTGGCTCCGATCGCTTCCCCTGGCACCTGCCTGTCCCTCCGAGTCCCGTCCCGCAAGGTCCTGGCCCTCGAAGACCTGGTCGCCGCAGGATCCCTTCCTCCACCAGGAATCGCCGTCCTCCGCGACCTGCTCGACGCCCGTCTCGCCTTCCTCATCAGCGGCGGCACCGGCACCGGCAAGACCACCCTGCTCAACTCCCTGCTCTCGACGGTCTCCAGCACCGAACGCCTGGTCATCGTCGAAGACGCCAGCGAGCTCCGCCCCGACCATCCCCACGTCGTCCGCCTCGAGTCCCGCCCACCCAACGGAGAAGGCACCGGCGAAATCACCCTCCGAGACCTGGTCCGCCAAGCCCTCCGTATGCGCCCGGACCGACTGGTCGTCGGCGAAGTCCGCGGCGCTGAAGTCGTGGACCTCCTCAACGCGTTAAACACCGGCCACGAAGGCGGCTGCGGCACAGTCCACGCCAACTCGGCCTCCGACGTCCCCGCCCGCCTGGAAGCCCTGGGCGCCCTGGCCGGCCTCACCCCACAAGCCGTTCACAGCCAGGTCTCCTCAGCCCTCCACGCCGTCATCCACCTGACCCGAGACCACTCCGGCCGACGCCGAATCGCCGAGATCCGAGTCGTCACCCGCACCTCCACGGGTGCCCTCACCACAGCCCCCGCCGTCCACTTCACCCCCAACGGCGCCCTCGAGCTGGGCGCCGGCGCCACCCACCTCACCCACCTCCTCTCCGGAGCCGCAGCATGACCCCCGCCCTCCTCTCGGCCGCACTCACCCTGCTGGCCGTCCTCACCCTCATCCCACCCCAAGGCCGAGCCCTCCACCGCCTGACACCCCGAGGCTCCACCAGCGCCACCCACCTGGCCCACTCAGCCCGCCGCAGACTCATCCCCCTGGCGCTGGTCATCTTGGTTGCCCTAGGCATCGGACTCTCCCTGGGCCCCTCCACCCTGGTCACCACCCTCGTAGCCATCACAGCCCTGGCCGCAGTCATCACCCAACGCACAAAGTCCCGCCGCCAAACCCAAGCAACTCGAAAGCGCACCCAAATCATCGAAGCCTGCGACCTCCTGGCCGCCGACCTCACCGCAGGCCGCCCACCCCAAGAAGCCCTGGAAGGCGCAGCCGAGGCCTGCCCCGACCTACGCCCCGCCGCAGCCGCGGCCCGCCTGGGCGGCGACGTCCCCGCAGTCCTCCACTTAGCCGCTGAATCCCCAGGCGCAGAAGCCCTCAAACCCCTAGCCGCCGCCTGGCAAGTAGCCGACCACTCAGGCGCCGCCCTGGCCACCATCATCACCCGCCTGACCACGTCCCTAAGAGCCGACGACTCCCTAACCCGCCAACGCTCCACCAACCTCGCCGCCGCCAAATCCACAGCCCGCCTACTGGCAGTCCTCCCCCTCTTCGCCACCCTCCTCGGCTACGCCCTAGGCGCCAACCCAATCGCCTTCCTCACCACCACCCTCCCCGGCACCGCCTGCCTACTAACAGGAACAGCCCTCTCCCTAACCGGCCTCACCTGGACCAACCACCTAGCCACCACCCCGTAACAACCCCACCACCCACACCCCAAGGTCACCCGCACCCCCAAAGGCACCCCGCACACCTCAGCTACCCACCCACCTCAACCACCCACCTCAACCACCCGCCTCAACCACCCGCCTCAACCACCCGCCTCAACCACCCGCCTCAACCACCCGCCTCAACCACCCGCCTCAACCACCCGCCTCAACCACCCACGCCAACCACCCACGCCAACCACCCACGCCAACCACCCACGCCAACCACCCACGCCAACCACCCACGCCAACCACCCACACCCCCTCCCCTCGGCCCTTTGTTGCTACTTCCCGGCCGCAGCGGCCTCAGCCACCGCCAACCGAGTCCGGCCGCATCGCCACAGACCTCAGCCCCATCGCGCCGCACCCCGCACCCCGCACCCCGCACCCCGCACCCCGCACCCCGCACCCCGCACCCCTGGTGTTTCCTCCCGGCCGCCACGACCCCAACAACAAGCAACCAAGTCCGGCCGCATCCCCACAGACCTCACCCCCGGAGCCGAAATGCCCACCGCCCTCACCTCCCCACCCGCCGCAGCCGCCCTCTGCGCCGCGATCGCCATAGCCCTCCTCACCCGCGGACGCCCCGGCCCTCGCCGCCTCCGTCGCCCCACGCCGACCACCCCCTCGACCTACCGCCGCCTAGCCGCCCGCCTCAAACCAACCCCAGTCCCACCCCGCACCCGTCGTCTCCACCGCCTCACAGCAGCCCTCCTCGCAGCCGCCGCACTCCTCCTCGCCCCCATCCCCTGGAGCCTCGCCCCCGCCCTAGCCATCTACCTCACCACTCCAACAATCCTCAGCCGCCTAGAACCAGCCGCCACCCGCAAACGCAACGCCCGCCTAGCCGCCGACCTCCCCCTAGCAGTCGACCTCCTCGCCGCCTGCCTGCGAGCCGGCCGCCCACCCCAGGCCGCCATCGCCACCGTCAGCCGAGCGATCGACGGTCCCCTCGCCACCCTCCTCGCCGAACTCGAACACCGACTCGACCTAGGCGCCGACCCCATCGACGCCTGGGACACCCTCCGCCAAGAACCCACCTGCGCCCCCTTCGCCCGAGCAGTCCAACGAGCCCTCCGCTCCGGCGCCCCACTCGCCACCACTCTCGAGGCCCAGTCCGCCGACCTCCGTCAGTCCCGCCGCTGGACGGCCGAAGAACAGGCCCGAGCCGTCGAAACCCGCTCCGTCCTCCCGCTCGGCCTCTGCTTCCTCCCCGCCTTCGTCCTCCTGGGGATAGTCCCCACCATCGCCACCACCTTCACCAACGTCTTCGCCGACCTGGCCCCCTAGCCCGCCCATCTCAAGCACCCGCACTCACCCAGCTCCCTCACCCACCCTCCCCAGCCCCCAGCAACCCCTCCGCCACACTCGTCCGCGCGTACAGCACCACCCGCCCCACCCGATGCCCCGTCACCAACCCAGCACCCCGCAACGCCCCAAGATGCTGCGAAACCCCACCCGCAGTCATCCCGATCCGCTCCGCCAACTCGGTAGTCGACCGAGGCACATCCAACTGCGCAAGCACCTCAGCCCGAGACCGCCCCAACACTCCAACCACCCCAGCCGGCGCACGCCGAACCGACGTATCCCAGATCCCCGCTACCCCACGCGCCGGATACGTCAACGACGGCTGCCACGGCGGAATCGTGCTCGAGTACACCGTCGGCCACACAAACGCAGACGGCGTCAGCAACAACCCCTCCCCAGCCAACTCCCGTACGCCGTGAAACCGCCGATGCCGAATCCGCAACGCCCCCTGCTTCCACCGCACCGAACCATCGAGATCCTCGAACAACCCAGCCGCCCCACCCTGCCCCAACCGCCGCGCCCGGTACAGCAGATCCCCTTCCAGCAAAGCCCGAATCCGCCCCCAGTACGGCGCGATCGCCACCTCCCAGTACGCCGCCAACTGCTCGCCCAACACTGCGACCCCAATCTCGGGGTCGTCGTACAACGCCACCACATCCGCCGACGGCAGCTCGTCGGCCCGAGCCTTCCGCAGCCTCCGCGGCAGCCCAGCCTCGGCCAACGACCCCACCGGATGCGTCCGCGCGTACGCGAGCACGTCAAGATCCGCCCGCACCTGCTCCGCAGGCACCCGCATCAACACCCCAAGATCAGCCGCCAAATCCGGCACCGGAGCCGCCGGCGACGCCGGGAGGAAGTCCGGCGTGTACCAACTCCCCGTGTCGACCAGGTCGAAGAGCAACCCCAGCTCGAGCTTCTCCCGCGCGATCCGCTGCCCGGTCTTCTCCGCCCAGCGCCGATGGAAGTGCTGCGCCCGCGGGTTCTTCAGCAGCCGGACACTCGCGACGATCTCCCACATCGGCGACACCGCCAGCCGCGTCCGCGCCAGGTCCTCGACCGTGAACGTGATCGTCAGCATGCCCCTCCTCGGTTCAGTCTCAGCTAAATCATTTCAGAACCACCATCGCGTCCACTCACGCTGAACCGATCACAGCCTGGAAGGACCAAACCAGATGACCACTCCGACCACCCGCATCGGCGACCTCACCGTCCATCGGCTCGGCTTCGGCGCGATGCGACTCACCGGCTACCGGCCTGTCGCCGATCGCACCGCGGCGATCCGCGTCGCCCGCCGAGCCGTTGACCTCGGCATCGACTTCATCGACACCGCCGACGCGTACGGCATCGGCGCCAACGAAGAACTCCTCGCCGAAGCACTGCACCCGTACGCCGAAAGCGTGGTGATCGCCACGAAGATCGGCCACACCCGCCCGTCGCCAGGGGAGTGGAAACCTGTCGGACGGCCCGAGTACCTCCGCCAGGCGGCCGAACTGTCGCTCCGCCGCCTCCGCGTCGAACGCCTCGATCTCCTGCAACTCCACCGCATCGACCCGGCCGTTCCACTCGAGGACCAGTTGGGCGCTCTCGCCCAGCTCCAATCCGAAGGCAAGGTCCGCCATCTCGGTCTGTCCGAAGTCACCGTCGACCAGCTGGAGACAGCCCGCCGCCAAGTCGAAATCGTCAGTGTCCAGAACCGCTACAACCTGACCGACCGGGTCCACGACGACGTCCTCAAGTACTGCGAAGCCGAAGGAATCGCTTTCATTCCTTGGCTTCCCATCGCCGGCGGCGATCATGCGACCTCACGACTCCTGGCCGAGCTCGCGACCGAAACCGGTGCCACCCCGTCGCAACTCTCGCTCGCCTGGCTCCTGCATCGCTCGCCCGTCATGGTCCCGATCCCCGGTACCAGCTCCGAGGCCCACCTGATCGAGAACACCCAGGCGGCCGGTCTGCGCCTGACCAACGCACAACTGAGCTGCCTCGACGCGGTTCTCTGACGTTGTCCCCAACCTGAAATCTTCTTCTGCACAAGGGCTCCCGGCGCGGCATCTTGCTAGTAAGCCGTCCGGACAGCCCGGCCGCAGATCAGGAGATCCCCATGTCCCACCAGCTCGTCGCCACCCGCCGCCGGCTTCATGTCGAACGCCCCGCGGCCATCCGCCGTCGACGCCGTACCGAACGAGGCGCCGCCACAGCTGAGTACGCCGTCGCAACGGTCGCCGCCTGCAGCTTCGGCGGCATCCTGATCGCCCTACTGAAGTCCGACGCGATGATGTCGGTGCTCAAGGCAATCATCAACTGGGCCCTGCAGTCGGCGGGCATCGAGGGCGTCCAGGTCTGAGGGTGTACGCCGGCCCGGACCGCCTACGGTTCGGGCCGGCTCGCCCGGTCCCATGGACTCGTCACGTCGACGCCACCGTCGTGGTCGCCTTCGCCGCGCTGCTGGGCGACGTACTGAACGCGGCACCGTCACCGCCGAGCTCGCCCTGCTCTTCCCCGTCCTGATGGCCGTGATCGTCGCCGGCGTCTGGGCCGTCGGCCTGGTTGTCACCAACATCCGCTGCATCGACGCCGCCCGCGACGTGGCCCGAGCCGTAGCCCGAGGAGAAACCGAAGAAGCCGCACAAACCATCGGCCGAAGGGCCGCCCCGAAGGACGCCTCCATCGAAATCTTCACGACCAACGGCGAAGTCCAGGTAACAGTCGAAGCCACGCGGCGCCTCGACTGGTCCCTCTTCGCCGCCCTGCCCGCCGTTCCCCTGAAGGCCCAGGCCACCCTGCAGTCCGAACCAGGAGAACAATGACCAGACCCCGTACCGACCAAGGCGGCGCCACCCTCCTCGTCCTCTGGACCGCCATGCTCCTGTTCGCCGCCGGAACGATCGCCACCCTCTGGTCGGCGATCTCCCTCGCCACCCATCGAGCCACCGCCGCCGCAGACCTCACAGCGTTGAGCACAGCCCAAGCCATCCAGTCCGAATCACCCGACCCCTGCGCCGTGGCCCGGGACATCGCCACCACCAACCAAGCAACCCTGACAACCTGCACCGTCACCACCGAAACAGCCACCATCAAGGTCGCCGTCCCCCTGAACCTCGGCGTCCTAGGCACCCCCACGATCACGAGTACGTCCCGAGCAGGTCCCACCGACAACCCCATCCAGGGAGCAAACTGACCAGGTGACCACCCCCGACCCCAACACCCCAGAACCCAACACCCCCGGCACGAGCGTCCCTGTCTCCCACGCCCCTGTCTTCCAGGCCCCCAACTTCGATTCCCCACAACCGCAGGTGAACGAGACCTCACCCAGCACCGAGCATTCACTCGACGCCGAGATCCCACCCGACGCCAAGACCTCACCCGGTGGCGAGCTCTCACCCGGTGCCGCGGCTACCTCTTCTCGGCCCCTGCTGGTCGTCGACGCGGCCAACGTCATCGGCTCCCGCCCCGACGGCTGGTGGAAGGACCGAGCCGGCGCAGCCCGCCGCCTGCTCACCAACCTCGCCGCCTACCAGCAGGGCCCAGGCGCCGACACCGACATCACCGTCATCCTCGAAGGAGCAGCCCGCCCCGCCACAGACGCCATCAATTCCGACCAGCCGCTCCGGGTCGTCCTCGCCCCTCACTCAGGCGACGACACCATCGTCGACGTAGTCGCCGACGCTGTAGCCGAAGAGGCGACCCGAGAGATCACGGTCATCACCGCCGACCGAGGTCTAAGAGCAAGAGTGGAACCCCTAGGAGCCACCACCACCGGCCCCAACTGGCTCCACACCCGCCTCGAAACCCAGTAGCCAAAGCCGCCGAGGCCTCCAACAACCTGGGCCAGCAACGCCACCGCACACACCACCACGGTCACCGGCTCGCGGCATCCGGATGTCCAGTACGGCGACAACCGGT
The Kribbella italica DNA segment above includes these coding regions:
- a CDS encoding Rv3654c family TadE-like protein yields the protein MTRPRTDQGGATLLVLWTAMLLFAAGTIATLWSAISLATHRATAAADLTALSTAQAIQSESPDPCAVARDIATTNQATLTTCTVTTETATIKVAVPLNLGVLGTPTITSTSRAGPTDNPIQGAN
- a CDS encoding DUF4244 domain-containing protein, which translates into the protein MSHQLVATRRRLHVERPAAIRRRRRTERGAATAEYAVATVAACSFGGILIALLKSDAMMSVLKAIINWALQSAGIEGVQV
- a CDS encoding aldo/keto reductase: MTTPTTRIGDLTVHRLGFGAMRLTGYRPVADRTAAIRVARRAVDLGIDFIDTADAYGIGANEELLAEALHPYAESVVIATKIGHTRPSPGEWKPVGRPEYLRQAAELSLRRLRVERLDLLQLHRIDPAVPLEDQLGALAQLQSEGKVRHLGLSEVTVDQLETARRQVEIVSVQNRYNLTDRVHDDVLKYCEAEGIAFIPWLPIAGGDHATSRLLAELATETGATPSQLSLAWLLHRSPVMVPIPGTSSEAHLIENTQAAGLRLTNAQLSCLDAVL
- a CDS encoding TadE family type IV pilus minor pilin — translated: MDSSRRRHRRGRLRRAAGRRTERGTVTAELALLFPVLMAVIVAGVWAVGLVVTNIRCIDAARDVARAVARGETEEAAQTIGRRAAPKDASIEIFTTNGEVQVTVEATRRLDWSLFAALPAVPLKAQATLQSEPGEQ